In Amia ocellicauda isolate fAmiCal2 chromosome 7, fAmiCal2.hap1, whole genome shotgun sequence, one genomic interval encodes:
- the rnf7 gene encoding RING-box protein 2: MAEMDDGDEPGLLPSHSGGAGSKPGGDKMFSLKKWNAVAMWSWDVECDTCAICRVQVMDACLRCQAENKQEDCVVVWGECNHSFHNCCMSLWVKQNNRCPLCQQDWVVQRIGK, from the exons ATGGCGGAGATGGATGACGGAGACGAGCCGGGGCTGCTTCCTTCTCATAGCGGCGGCGCTGGATCCAAACCCGGAGGAGACAAGATGTTTTCCCTGAAGAAGTGGAACGCCGTCGCCATGTGGAGCTGGGATGTGGAGTGCGACACCTGCGCCATCTGCAGGGTGCAGGTCATGG ATGCTTGTCTTCGCTGCCAGGCAGAAAATAAGCAGGAGGACTGTGTCG tGGTCTGGGGAGAGTGCAACCACTCGTTCCACAACTGCTGCATGTCTCTCTGGGTGAAACAGAACAACCGCTGCCCGCTGTGCCAGCAAGACTGGGTGGTCCAGAGAATCGGAAAGTGA